A window of Schistocerca serialis cubense isolate TAMUIC-IGC-003099 chromosome 1, iqSchSeri2.2, whole genome shotgun sequence genomic DNA:
gggagcgatccctgcaaaacggaaacatgaccagggtagcgaccagccaatgcagcgtactcgcaccctttcacatcctactgtgtccgacgcgtctgcgccgcctggcttagactatcctgccgatgggggaggcctgaactgggctgacgacgagggcgatgacatgcgtgattgagtgggtctttccccacatgagctgcttggtatttgtttctcacatccggggtgatatcgctgggttctggtgtggatatttccacacctgcttccctacggccgtgaccctatctgccgttgtctactctgtgttgctctcccatgcctgcctttgaccgtccgccgggagccctctcccttttaacgatcaatatcaactccatctccaacccggtcaaacttcgatctctgaaggactttctccgccttggtgcgtttgatgtggtctttctccaggaagtttgtgccccttttctatctgaccttgctggttatgaggcactgtataacatcgaccctgacgcccgGCGGGGTACTGCTTTGCTCTACCGATCAGAGTTTACTCCATCCCACGTTACCACGCTACCCAACGGTCGCGTTCTTGCAtgtatccttcaagatgtcctttttctaaatgtctatgctccttccggtgctaaccacaggcgtggcagaacaacactttttcagtctgatctcccccctttcttagcagctcgtcgccctatcgtctttggcggagacttcaactgtgtggtggccgaagttgaccaggtcccgacgcctatgcggtgtgaagcgctcgcttcactccttcgggcggctgaccttactgacacatggcgccacttccatcccgcctacacgcaatttacccacatctatcccactggagccagccgtattgatcgtgtttatgtctcgactgatttgactcccgccctttgtgccgtccaagtcatacccgtggcctttagtgaccactgtgcgtattcgtgttccttgcgtatcgcgggtcctgccccggttcctcgtggcacatcttggaagatgaatacccttcatctgtccctgcccgaacttcgtgctcttgtcacgaaaacgtggcaggattgtctcgtggacacttcccggtaccctaccacggtggtttggtggcttcgctgtgcgaagccccggctgcgacgtgttatccggcaatacagtcgcgacgtcgcccactggaaacgtagcacgttggccttctatcagcagtgtctcactgacgccctgactcttcctgctgaccggtatgatcagctccgcatgcgcctcaacaaaattaaggcgcaaatccttcgcttctctcgggagaaagcCGACGGTATGGTGGTGCGGTGTCGTTCTGCATCTCTGATTGAAGGCGAGGTGCCATCCCTTTATCACCTAGCCTCTGAACGAActcgtgccaagaagaacaccattttGCGCCTTAAGACAGACGATGGTGCGCGTATCACAGACAACCGCGAcgtcctccaacacctgacggaccatttcacgcacctcttccaggatgttgaggtcgacgttgccgcccaacgtgcacttgtcagtggggtgccaacttctttggatcgtcatgaccgcggctccttaaccgagcccctgacactcgctgacctcacatctgtcctccgtgcctgtccgggacgcaagtcacctggccccgacggtctcccttatgagttctaccaacaattttgggacctgctcggcgaccgtttctgcacaatgtgcgaggagatttttgctggatgcgacttacccgccgactttttatctggacgtattgcccttattccaaaggtgactggtcactgccgagctcaagacctgcgtcctatcactgtccttaacactgactataagttggtggcacgatgcgtggcctctcgtctcaaacaggcgatgactaaggtactttgccccactcaatcctgtggcgtttcgcgtcggaacatcttcaccgccgcttccctgtaccgcgatgttgtcttcctcaccgcTGACACTCGCACCCCGGCTGCCATTCTCTCCTTGGACTTtgccggtgcctttgacagggtctcgcacccttacctgctgggcgttatgtcgcggatgggttttggggagcgcttcatacgcatcatccggaacttcttggatggggcgaattccactatcgtggtgaacggttgccggtcgcgccccattcccatcaaacggtcagttcgacaggggtgtcccttgtcgatgtatttgtttgccttagcgctggaccccatgctgcgtgacattggccggttggtcgacggtgtcgttctcccaggcgtcaccttccgctgtgcggcctacgccgatgacgttggtgtgttcgttgctaACGCAAGGGACATCGATTCCGTTCGCCGCATTCTCGATGTTTATGAACGGGCCTCCGGTGCTCAGTTAAATCCCAACAAGACTGTGTTACTTCCGCTAGGGCCACGATCTTTGACCGTCGAACGCCCCTGGTACCGAGTTGTAggggaacagcgtatcttgggtcttgaagtgactgcctgtccgcagcgtatgttaaccctcacgtggcggcggcttctcacacgcatcaggggcctttgcgtgagccacgctgatcgacggctcgacctccatcaacgcatccagcttattaatggttatctcctctcacgagcatcgtatgtcgcccaactccttacgctgccgaagcagatcggccgagccatctcccaagcagtatattggctcttgtggcggcatgcgctgTTCAAGGTTGATGCGCTGACCTGTACGCTGCCGAAGGTCGATGGCGGCCTTGGCCTCATTGACTTTTCCCGGAAATGTGCGGCCCTTCTGATTCACCGTGTCGCCGCTTTGCGCGACGCCGACCCCGGTGGGACTACAGCGGTCCTCTTCGACCGTTATCGTCCACACTCGGCGCGCGCACCGGTCTGTTTGATGCATATTCCGATCCGGCTGACGACGGTCAGAGACTATTACTTCCACCGCAGTTATGTCCtcgcagtggccactgacaaggcacgcacgtcgaagcgcctttaccaggccctccgaggccagcccaagccccataaattagaggacagacgaccgtcggtcatctggcgccaagtttgggctaatattaacaactcagcccttcccacggcagtttcagcgctatggtaccgtgtcgtcaacaatttaatccccactaaccatcgcctggcggccatccgcctacggccctcggctgcttgcggccgctgtggtgacgttgacaccagggagcatcgcctcctctgcccccacgtCACGGAAGTGTGGACCCTTGCACGTGTActcatagcgctgatcggtgggacgacgccagcaaatgtatccaccgactggttccttacacctgatcttcaaacacaaccccgaccaaggcgtaacgcaatggtgtggctcttgggccacaccattttcacgatctacggcctttccctcgccgatgctgtctcttacatggactacctgtggagccagcatcgcgtggtggaatctgctcgaaactatacgaccacttttgcccggtatttgaaagttgcaatgatccatggatACCAAACGGTGTTCCAGGTTGCCTAGGGCACCTTGTCCAGGCATTGCCTGGGCTTGCCCCTGGTTTTTGCACCGATCTTTGACTTGACTGACCTCAGATTCgcaattggaacaattattgcGAAAACTTTATTGGAAATATAGGAATCACGCAATCACTCTTAGAAGCTTATCCTTAGTTAATTCTctaggcgatgggattatctcgccagtttcattttcacttgtgtgtgctgccgtccctgtttttaatttcctttcatttctatctttctttctttcttcctttttggttctcaactcactatttcttcacacctgcagagcgagGTGTCTTTCTGAGTCACGTGTCGTCGCCCACtgtggcatagcagagtatgccctcgcttttaatttcgttcctggcaacaagtcttgctactCGATGCACCATGTTGTGCGTGCTGCGGCGACACTCTAGGATGGCGGCAATTTTGGAGAGGACAAGGtagggctgtaggggaggaaggaggccaaaaaaaaaaaaaaaaaaaaaaaaaaaaaaaaaaaaaaaaaaaaaaaaaaaaagtgtagtatctgttcttgtCAGCTTAATATGGGCTGATATGGGCTGATTTCTGCACCGGGAAGCGGTCGCTTTTATTCTCCTGTTTCAGGTCCGCGACCTGAACAATGGAGCTTGTGGTGACGCTGCCGGcggaggtcttccgctgccggatctgcttcgtcaccaaggctgccGGGAGACCTACTTTTGGCGAGTACaaggaccactcggcccttctccgccactataggaggctgcacgacccggaaacggttcccgttttcgagtgtcagttttgcggccgacgcgacccgcggctgaagacgctgcggttacaccagcggctctgcaatgcagattccgcaacccccggcgctgccagtcgggggagagtgagtatgggacacgatgccgtgtctggctctctggggcacccagagaggtcagccggcgggaggtcacaggcgagggcccccgaagctagtaggacaggcccttcgtccttagttagtgctgggcgcaagccacaggcgaaagcggctcgggaagctagtaccataggccgcctagccttagataatagagaggggctatggccacagcccagtccggtccccgaagctagtaggacagaccggctggacttaggattaacttacgcggcggtcctgacccgcagcagcgtggtgggctcacaggctgccttgccctcaccctgtgtgagtgtgcaggcgtctgcgacgcccaggacggcggtggttgccacccccgcgtcgtgtgtactttgtgtgcgcacgccgaggaggtctggcatccccctgccgacacgctccgcgacgtcaaccgcgtcgccacgagtgccgagcgcaagttcgggaggtgaaggcagcccgctgccgacgcctgccgccgaacgcgtcgctccggccagaggcGCTGTGTCCGGCATGGGCCGCGGCTCGCCGCGGCCCGCGCCGGCCATTGCACCCAGTGGCGTACGCTGGCCACGTCGTGCGGCTGCCGCAGGCGCctcccgcccgccatctgtcgggagcgtgggtaccggcctgggactgccgcccgcattcgctacgccgccaacaggtggctctgcggtgcgggtgggcagtggcaggcaggctgcctcgctcgccgcgaccgttggtgttgtcattcacggcgcagccgcgccgccggttgacgcaccaaaggccgcgcgcccggcggatgcaccggatggtgtggtgcttgtgcggtcgcagacgtacacgcgccgcgtttcctctgccctgccggcggttacgtcgagtgacgcccgtcactccgtctccgctcaggcagggagtgctaATAACCAAAAAGCTCCTGTTGCAGATCATGAGTGGCACGTAGTCACCCCACGGAGGGACagacgccgtgctgcaggacgcagaccaccgcccCCGGACCGACGGCGCATCATACCGCCCAGTCCGCGTAGCAGCGGCCCGGCGCGAGCCAACGCGCctgggcggccggcgcgagctacacctcgtgtatctcgcgccggcggcagggcgcgggcgaccgctgggccatctgttggcggcgcggcgaacaacagccgcggtgcgctgggcccgagcgccaggccggcgcgagctacacctcgagaCGCCCGGCCGGCGCGGGCTACACCGGCCACCCctacgaccactgcgccatctggtagcgatcgtcgggcacccagtccgcgtagcagcggcccggggcgagccggcgcgtccggtcagccggcgcgagctacaccccgtgtttctcgcgccggcggcggaccgctggcgaccgccgggccatctgttggcggcgcggcgaacaccagccgcggagcgcccgacccgagcgccaggccggcgcaagctacaccggcccctgctgctaccgctgcgccacctgtcaccagCGCGGCGATCGAAAGCAGCACTGAGCggcccacgccagatggcagcacggcaccaccaccgacgcagacgacggagcggcgcgacgtgaacggagggactgcagctgcGTCTCCGAGAACTGGCAGCAAGAAGAGGAGACGCCGACGCCGTAACACCCGGCCCAGTCCCAACCTCCCGCCGCAAGGCTCCCGTCCTACACCAGACCTGACAGGCCCCCCTGTACCCTCCGAACAGGGCGCAACTGAGGcagctccgcccccccctcccccggccgacgctcggctaacggagaggcagcggcgctggctggcggccctggagagcgtccacaaccaaccgtgggacgcattcgtcgcggCCGTCGAGGATTTCatcgccgagacgaagccacaacgccaggcagccggaggtcgacaggatgggccaccagcagcagcgcaccgcggccagggccgcgccgacgctgctgccaatccccctccccctgcccctacacgcggccgcggtgggcggcgcggtggacgtggcgcacggcgcgcggcggccgccgagcgtcggtacgacgcgaatgcagcgtctgagattcagaagctgtaccgcgcggaccggcgcaaggcgatgcagcgcgtccttggcgagacgtcgccgtactgccaaatcgatggcaacgtgctcacggagcactttaAGGTAATATACTCTAAATCCGACTTTTCCGTTacagatgcaccagctgctgtcccggactttgccgccaccacgcctcctgatgtcagcgaggaggtcctgctgccgatcacaccttcagaggtgcaacagcggctccagaaggcgagcaatactgctcctggggcagacggagtcacctactcggacttgcgacgtgaggatcctggctgccacgtgctagctaagatcttctcgcgctgctggaaagagcggaagactccggtgcagtggaaaatatccactaccgtcctcatccacaagaaaggggacgtctcggacgtgacaaactggcggcctttagcattgagctctaccatctctaagctctttgctgcaatcgttgcggaccgcacttctctctgggcagagcggttgaacctgctctccccagaacagaagggcttccgcacgtttgaaggctgctacgagcacaacttcattgtgcagacggcaattgacgatgcaaggcgcaggggaggccaagcatgctttgcttggcttgatctggcgaatgctttcggctcagtgcctcacgctcacctccttggagtactgagcaggatgggactaccagagcaattgcaccgtctaattgccgacatgtacgatggttgctccacccgcgtccgtacatctgacggactaacggaggagatagagatccaggcgggggtcaagcagggctgtccactgtcgcccatcgtctttaatctcgcgctcgagccggtacttcgcgccgcaacctcactcagaaatgagtgtggtattccgcttagcggcgtcagtgtgagtgcactggcgtatgcggacgatatcgtgcttctggcgcgggattcagaggcgatgcagacgctcctcaatgttgtgggtgaggcggcgacgtgggccgggcttaccttcaagccgtcgaagtgtgccacgcttcacatccgccgtcggcagacactaggctcggtattcgccctgcaagggggagaaccagccgtgctcggtgcgggtgacgcctacctccatcttggcgttcccaccgggtacaaagtcacgcagacgccaacggatgcgatcgcggcaattcgacgcgacttgcagcacctggacgcttccctgctggctccctggcagaagattgacgctgtgcgtgtctttctcctccctaggcttgactttgtcatgcggggcggagcggtacgcaaggggccgctatctgcactcgacaaggcagtgaaagcggctgtcaaatcatggctgttcctcccacagcgtgcgtccaccgaacagctgtacctcgcgctgggagagggaggatgcggcctgacgccgctcgcggacgctgcggacatctccaccatcgtccacggcttccgcatgctgcactgcgacgacgccaccgtccgcgacatcgcctgggccactctaactacggccgcgcgccgccgactggggagggagccgagtcgttccgacttggccacctaccttagcggcagcactgagggtgacctcgcacgcgacggaggtgacatccagtcactgtggacgcgcgtcaggaacgccacaaggcgcctagcgccgcgtggcgtcacctggcgctggagtgagctgctttctgagttgcaggtggaggtcggcggccgacccgccatcgctgacgacgcggaacacggcggcatcggaggggtgacgcagccggccacggagggggcggcgcctgggactacacgacacctcgaagatggcggcgatggaccgcagcacgatgatgacagcgtgggacgcaccgccaacactggcgtcgagcatgtccgggtgggagggggcgccaaacgtcttctctcgcggacgctccgcgagtgtctgaggcagcgcctgcgccACATCCTACTCAGGAAACCGGACCAGGGGAAGGTGTTCGAGTGCACCAGGGaatccacagcgtccaaccacttcatagcgggaggcaaatacacccgcttcgcagactggcgctttatccatcgcgccaggctcggagtcgtgcctctgaacggttgtcgccgctttgatgggcgggccaacaacaacaaagcctgccgacgctgtggccacaacaacgagacgctcccgcacgtaattaacgcgtgcatggtgcactcagcagccctgcagtatcgccacaacgcggtcctcaaccgcctcgcgacagcagtcgcagggcggccaagaagaggaaacactgctgttcctgacatcaggatcaaccaagccgtcataggggacagcagtgggctgcgtccggacctcgtaataactgacgaggtCGCGAAGACTGtaaccatcgtcgatgtgacaatccccttcgagaacaggcggattgcgctcgacaacgctcggcaactgaagaggataaagtacgccgacgttgcgcgcggattagccgctcgcggctattccgtcactgtcgacgccctggttgtcggcagtctgggggcgtgggaccgccagaacgatgcagtgcttcggcacctaggcatcgctagccgctactgccaactgatgcggcggctgatggtgtctgacaccatcaagtggtcccgcgacatttacgtggaacacattactggccaccgccagtatgtgtccccctagactgtggcatgctctgacgtcaggctgcgagaccttcgagactgcagtcgtcggagaacttcgaggtcggtgccttcgtgacgtcggcgtcgagattctcctccacgacgcgggaccgcggcgctacaccatcttcgcgccgcactgcagcagtgccgagtcagtagcggtgcgtgcggtgctgcctggtgcccctccctccgtggtgtccgccgaatatggcccccacctcggttggcgcggtgctgGGCGGCGCCgaacgtgtgcctactgcccggcagtctccagccagcgtgggaagcaacgccctcctgccacgacaccccggtgacgtctgccgcaaggcggacagaggggagaagtccggctgtgtgtgacccgcctgcgtgcgtggcacaccagccgctggcagccgtgcatgtgcagtgtgctgtcagggcatggagaagaatgcaataaataaaatagaccctAAAACTACGTCCAAACTTTCCCCAGTGTGAATTATCTAAGGCCGCGCCTATCGCGGAATTAATCTTAAGGTAATATACTTAAGCATCCGCGCCTAACGCGGTCTTCCAATATTaaagtagtgggcttaacccacgaattagaataagattcaactatttaagtgcggttagaaccgtttactatatattttaacttaaaattttcattaaatttgtaatactcgatttatatagagtcatgaatattctttcttaaatttatacttcttaaaactgtaactaagaattatctcggaaaataaaaatctgttcttatcagcttaatatctgatacgtcctgcatcgcaggaccagaatattaaactcatttttggctcatgacggagtgctaggggcttgctccacctctgtcgcgggttggcccggcattgcagtaccgccgggatcggcccacctaaaattaattaaaacatagcCTGAAATGGGttgatattctgcagttatcagatattccgctggtatcaaaacttgttgtagttgtcgatttgcccagtagttagctgcttacacacctcgatttcttgtaattaatttaacattatcttacgaagtttatttatttatttatttttttttttttttttttttcgcggttagccggaacgctcttgcagccgcattacgctaggctggtaatttatgtgggcacagaagggtgccttcggatgcctcgttggcgtcacatatggtccggccacagataattttaattacattttttggagttatatccttagctcctcgcgaacgtcgtcgtcgccgccgcacgcacgcagaatacgtgtgtacacacgtatgcaataggcggtggacgatgtaggCACTctgctaggtgtagctcgcgccggcctcgcgccggtgtagctcgcgccggcctggcgctgctgtggggcggcctcacggcttctccactgccctggcagccggcggcgttcaaatgggagtcgcagtttactgttcgccatggagggtagtactgggctgttgacgagtgctctcgcgaattgtccttctttccggcacttgcttttgcgatgttttcgacggtcgcctgttgccatatcggcccgtaccaccgtgtgtcactcccacatgtggagcgcacactctgcaagcatttaggcccttcgactgcggtttttccttatcgcttctcggccttttggctaagaagcaccccgcggtcggagcggtccgttgtgctctgtagcgggtcgcgagtcgcgtttcgtggtcgtttcgtttgttcttggtttttccagcgttgatatttttgcggtgaatatgtcgaaccggtcgaacagtattcaatgcgtattcgacagagcagcgagacggcctacggcctttgaaatacaggaatggatatttggtgatctgaaagtaccggaaaatgacgtcgacacctttcaactggattttgtcttattctcgttattcgtgaaatttctcgaccaggagaaatacgaaaagtatggcctggcactcgcgggcgaacatccgttccgctacttcgatggaactgtcggaacagtgcatatagtgccatctggctttgggatacggactgtgcgggtatttaacgtaccccctgagtgtcccaatgacgtaatcggccgtgtcctgtcgcggtatggcacggtgctcagcatcacgaatgagaagtggggcagtgcctaccgtttccagggcaacagcg
This region includes:
- the LOC126480402 gene encoding uncharacterized protein LOC126480402, giving the protein MRLNKIKAQILRFSREKADGMVVRCRSASLIEGEVPSLYHLASERTRAKKNTILRLKTDDGARITDNRDVLQHLTDHFTHLFQDVEVDVAAQRALVSGVPTSLDRHDRGSLTEPLTLADLTSVLRACPGRKSPGPDGLPYEFYQQFWDLLGDRFCTMCEEIFAGCDLPADFLSGHAPAAVPDFAATTPPDVSEEVLLPITPSEVQQRLQKASNTAPGADGVTYSDLRREDPGCHVLAKIFSRCWKERKTPVQWKISTTVLIHKKGDVSDVTNWRPLALSSTISKLFAAIVADRTSLWAERLNLLSPEQKGFRTFEGCYEHNFIVQTAIDDARRRGGQACFAWLDLANAFGSVPHAHLLGVLSRMGLPEQLHRLIADMYDGCSTRVRTSDGLTEEIEIQAGVKQGCPLSPIVFNLALEPVLRAATSLRNECGIPLSGVSVSALAYADDIVLLARDSEAMQTLLNVVGEAATWAGLTFKPSKCATLHIRRRQTLGSVFALQGGEPAVLGAGDAYLHLGVPTGYKVTQTPTDAIAAIRRDLQHLDASLLAPWQKIDAVRVFLLPRLDFVMRGGAVRKGPLSALDKAVKAAVKSWLFLPQRASTEQLYLALGEGGCGLTPLADAADISTIVHGFRMLHCDDATVRDIAWATLTTAARRRLGREPSRSDLATYLSGSTEGDLARDGGDIQSLWTRVRNATRRLAPRGVTWRWSELLSELQVEVGGRPAIADDAEHGGIGGVTQPATEGAAPGTTRHLEDGGDGPQHDDDSVGRTANTGVEHVRVGGGAKRLLSRTLRECLRQRLRHILLRKPDQGKVFECTRESTASNHFIAGGKYTRFADWRFIHRARLGVVPLNGCRRFDGRANNNKACRRCGHNNETLPHVINACMVHSAALQYRHNAVLNRLATAVAGRPRRGNTAVPDIRINQAVIGDSSGLRPDLVITDEVAKTVTIVDVTIPFENRRIALDNARQLKRIKYADVARGLAARGYSVTVDALVVGSLGAWDRQNDAVLRHLGIASRYCQLMRRLMVSDTIKWSRDIYVEHITGHRQYVSP